A DNA window from Setaria viridis chromosome 2, Setaria_viridis_v4.0, whole genome shotgun sequence contains the following coding sequences:
- the LOC117842353 gene encoding uncharacterized protein isoform X1 produces MRVAVVGAGVSGLAAAHELARSGAGARVTVYEKEDCLGGHARTVAVEDAAAGTVHLDLGFMVFNRVTYPNMLEWFEGLGVEMEISDMSFSVSTQLGTGGSRCEWGSRNGISGLLAQKSNAISPSFWRMIREILKFKDDALKYLEDRENNPDMDRNETLGQFIQSHGYSQFFQEAYLIPICACIWSCPSQGVLGFSAFFVLSFCRNHHLLQLFGRPQWLTVKGRSHTYVQKVREELESLGCLIKTSCEIKSVSSSDGGLRVTTVDGSEETYDRVIFGVHAPDALKLLGAEATHEELRILGAFQYVYSDIYLHCDKSMMPRSSSAWSSWNFLGTTSKGVCVTYWLNLLQNIESTDRPFLVTLNPPHVPDHVLLKWYTSHPVPSVAAAKASLELHHIQGNRGIWFCGAYQGYGFHEDGLKAGKSAAQDLLGNKKGLLENPKQMIPSWTEAGARLLVARFLGQYVSVGNLVLLEEGGTMFSFGEAGKKCHAKSVLRVHDPMFYWKVATEADLGLADAYINGYFSFVDKREGLLNLFLILIANRDANKSTSSGTSKRGWWTPLLLTAGVASAKYFLRHISRKNSVTQTRQNISQHYDLSNEFFSLFLDPSMTYSCAIFKTEDESLEAAQRRKIGLLIDKAKVERDHHVLEIGCGWGSLAIQLVKQTGCKYTGITLSVEQLHYAQKKVKEAGLEDHISFMLCDYRQIPTRRKYDRIISCEMIEGVGHEYMDDFFGCCESLLVQDGLFVLQFISIPEERYEEYRRSSDFIKEYIFPGGCLPSLARITSAMSAASRLCIEHLENIGYHYYPTLIRWRDNFMANEDAISALGFDDKFIRIWEYYFIYCAAGFKSRTLGNYQIVFSRPGNDKLGDNDPYASFPAANQDSS; encoded by the exons GTAACATACCCGAACATGCTCGAATGGTTTGAAGGACTcggggtggagatggagatatcCGACATGTCCTTCTCAGTGAGCACACAATTGGGGACCGGCGGCAGCAGATGCGAGTGGGGTAGCCGAAATGGCATCTCAGGCCTCTTGGCGCAGAAAAGCAATGCAATCAGCCCTAGTTTCTGGCGCATGATCCGTGAGATACTCAAGTTCAAGGACGATGCTCTCAA GTACTTGGAGGACCGTGAAAACAACCCTGACATGGACCGGAATGAGACTCTGGGGCAATTTATTCAGTCTCATGGATATTCCCAGTTCTTCCAAGAGGCTTACCTC ATCCCGATCTGTGCGTGTATATGGTCATGTCCATCTCAAGGGGTTCTGGGATTCTCTGCTTTCTTTGTGCTCTCATTCTGCCGCAACCACCACCTTCTTCAG CTGTTTGGTCGCCCCCAGTGGCTCACTGTCAAGGGTCGTTCGCATACCTATGTGCAGAAG GTAAGGGAGGAGTTGGAAAGCTTGGGTTGCCTAATTAAAACCAGCTGCGAGATTAAGTCTGTTTCAAGTTCCGATGGAG GTCTCAGGGTGACAACAGTTGATGGTTCAGAGGAGACGTATGACAGAGTCATATTTGGTGTCCATGCGCCTGATGCTCTAAAGCTGCTAGGAGCTGAAGCAACGCACGAGGAATTGAGAATCCTAGGTGCTTTTCAGTATGTCTACAG TGATATATACCTCCATTGCGATAAAAGTATGATGCCACGGAGTTCGTCAGCTTGGAGTTCCTGGAACTTCCTGGGGACGACAAGCAAGGGGGTTTGTGTAACCTACTGGTTAAATCTGCTTCAG AACATAGAATCTACAGACAGGCCTTTTCTGGTGACACTGAACCCTCCTCATGTCCCGGATCATGTCTTGCTCAAATGGTACACTAGCCACCCTGTCCCATCTGTGGCTGCCGCAAAGGCTTCTCTTGAGCTTCATCACATTCAAGGAAACAGAGGAATTTGGTTCTGCGGTGCATACCAAG GTTATGGTTTCCATGAAGATGGACTCAAG GCTGGGAAATCTGCAGCTCAAGATTTGCTCGGTAATAAGAAGGGCCTTCTGGAGAACCCAAAACAGATGATCCCATCGTGGACTGAGGCTGGAGCACGTCTTCTGGTAGCAAGATTTCTTGGCCAATACGTATCCGTCGGTAACTTGGT TTTGCTTGAAGAAGGAGGCACTATGTTCAGTTTCGGTGAAGCAGGCAAAAAATGCCATGCGAAATCTGTCCTGCGTGTCCATGATCCCATGTTTTACTGGAAG GTTGCAACAGAAGCAGACCTTGGCTTGGCAGATGCCTATATTAACGGTTATTTCTCTTTTGTTGACAAGAGAGAAGGTCTTCTGAATCTTTTCCTG ATTCTCATTGCAAACAGGGATGCAAACAAGAGTACTAGCAGTGGGACCAGTAAAAG GGGTTGGTGGACACCCCTGCTTTTGACAGCTGGGGTCGCCTCTGCTAAATACTTTCTCCGCCACATTTCAAGGAAGAATTCTGTCACACAAACACGTCAAAACATCTCTCAACATTATGATTTG AGTAATGAATTCTTCTCACTTTTCCTGGATCCATCGATGACTTACTCTTGTGCCATCTTCAAG ACGGAGGATGAAAGCTTAGAGGCAGCCCAGCGACGTAAAATTGGCCTTCTAATAGACAAG GCTAAAGTCGAGCGGGATCACCATGTTCTTGAGATTGGTTGCGGCTGGGGCAGCTTAGCGATCCAATTGGTGAAGCAAACTGGCTGCAAATACACTGGGATCACATTATCTGTGGAGCAACTACATTATGCGCAGAAAAAAGTGAAAGAAGCTGGCTTAGAG GACCACATAAGCTTCATGCTGTGTGACTATCGTCAAATACCAACTCGCCGCAAATACGACAGGATCATATCTTG TGAAATGATCGAGGGTGTTGGGCACGAGTACATGGACGATTTCTTCGGCTGCTGCGAGTCCCTTTTGGTTCAAGACGGCCTGTTTGTCCTGCAG TTCATCTCGATCCCAGAAGAACGGTACGAGGAGTACAGGCGGAGCTCGGACTTCATCAAAGAGTACATCTTCCCCGGGGGCTGCCTCCCTTCGTTGGCCCGGATCACGTCTGCCATGTCCGCAGCATCAAGGCTCTG CATCGAGCACCTTGAGAACATCGGGTACCATTACTACCCGACGCTGATACGCTGGAGGGACAACTTCATGGCCAACGAGGA CGCGATTTCGGCCCTGGGCTTTGATGATAAATTCATCCGTATCTGGGAGTATTACTTCATATACTGCGCCGCCGGTTTCAAGTCGCGGACACTTGGGAATTACCAG ATTGTGTTTTCCCGCCCTGGCAACGACAAGCTGGGCGACAACGACCCTTACGCAAGCTTCCCGGCAGCCAATCAAGATAGCTCATGA
- the LOC117842353 gene encoding uncharacterized protein isoform X2 translates to MLEWFEGLGVEMEISDMSFSVSTQLGTGGSRCEWGSRNGISGLLAQKSNAISPSFWRMIREILKFKDDALKYLEDRENNPDMDRNETLGQFIQSHGYSQFFQEAYLIPICACIWSCPSQGVLGFSAFFVLSFCRNHHLLQLFGRPQWLTVKGRSHTYVQKVREELESLGCLIKTSCEIKSVSSSDGGLRVTTVDGSEETYDRVIFGVHAPDALKLLGAEATHEELRILGAFQYVYSDIYLHCDKSMMPRSSSAWSSWNFLGTTSKGVCVTYWLNLLQNIESTDRPFLVTLNPPHVPDHVLLKWYTSHPVPSVAAAKASLELHHIQGNRGIWFCGAYQGYGFHEDGLKAGKSAAQDLLGNKKGLLENPKQMIPSWTEAGARLLVARFLGQYVSVGNLVLLEEGGTMFSFGEAGKKCHAKSVLRVHDPMFYWKVATEADLGLADAYINGYFSFVDKREGLLNLFLILIANRDANKSTSSGTSKRGWWTPLLLTAGVASAKYFLRHISRKNSVTQTRQNISQHYDLSNEFFSLFLDPSMTYSCAIFKTEDESLEAAQRRKIGLLIDKAKVERDHHVLEIGCGWGSLAIQLVKQTGCKYTGITLSVEQLHYAQKKVKEAGLEDHISFMLCDYRQIPTRRKYDRIISCEMIEGVGHEYMDDFFGCCESLLVQDGLFVLQFISIPEERYEEYRRSSDFIKEYIFPGGCLPSLARITSAMSAASRLCIEHLENIGYHYYPTLIRWRDNFMANEDAISALGFDDKFIRIWEYYFIYCAAGFKSRTLGNYQIVFSRPGNDKLGDNDPYASFPAANQDSS, encoded by the exons ATGCTCGAATGGTTTGAAGGACTcggggtggagatggagatatcCGACATGTCCTTCTCAGTGAGCACACAATTGGGGACCGGCGGCAGCAGATGCGAGTGGGGTAGCCGAAATGGCATCTCAGGCCTCTTGGCGCAGAAAAGCAATGCAATCAGCCCTAGTTTCTGGCGCATGATCCGTGAGATACTCAAGTTCAAGGACGATGCTCTCAA GTACTTGGAGGACCGTGAAAACAACCCTGACATGGACCGGAATGAGACTCTGGGGCAATTTATTCAGTCTCATGGATATTCCCAGTTCTTCCAAGAGGCTTACCTC ATCCCGATCTGTGCGTGTATATGGTCATGTCCATCTCAAGGGGTTCTGGGATTCTCTGCTTTCTTTGTGCTCTCATTCTGCCGCAACCACCACCTTCTTCAG CTGTTTGGTCGCCCCCAGTGGCTCACTGTCAAGGGTCGTTCGCATACCTATGTGCAGAAG GTAAGGGAGGAGTTGGAAAGCTTGGGTTGCCTAATTAAAACCAGCTGCGAGATTAAGTCTGTTTCAAGTTCCGATGGAG GTCTCAGGGTGACAACAGTTGATGGTTCAGAGGAGACGTATGACAGAGTCATATTTGGTGTCCATGCGCCTGATGCTCTAAAGCTGCTAGGAGCTGAAGCAACGCACGAGGAATTGAGAATCCTAGGTGCTTTTCAGTATGTCTACAG TGATATATACCTCCATTGCGATAAAAGTATGATGCCACGGAGTTCGTCAGCTTGGAGTTCCTGGAACTTCCTGGGGACGACAAGCAAGGGGGTTTGTGTAACCTACTGGTTAAATCTGCTTCAG AACATAGAATCTACAGACAGGCCTTTTCTGGTGACACTGAACCCTCCTCATGTCCCGGATCATGTCTTGCTCAAATGGTACACTAGCCACCCTGTCCCATCTGTGGCTGCCGCAAAGGCTTCTCTTGAGCTTCATCACATTCAAGGAAACAGAGGAATTTGGTTCTGCGGTGCATACCAAG GTTATGGTTTCCATGAAGATGGACTCAAG GCTGGGAAATCTGCAGCTCAAGATTTGCTCGGTAATAAGAAGGGCCTTCTGGAGAACCCAAAACAGATGATCCCATCGTGGACTGAGGCTGGAGCACGTCTTCTGGTAGCAAGATTTCTTGGCCAATACGTATCCGTCGGTAACTTGGT TTTGCTTGAAGAAGGAGGCACTATGTTCAGTTTCGGTGAAGCAGGCAAAAAATGCCATGCGAAATCTGTCCTGCGTGTCCATGATCCCATGTTTTACTGGAAG GTTGCAACAGAAGCAGACCTTGGCTTGGCAGATGCCTATATTAACGGTTATTTCTCTTTTGTTGACAAGAGAGAAGGTCTTCTGAATCTTTTCCTG ATTCTCATTGCAAACAGGGATGCAAACAAGAGTACTAGCAGTGGGACCAGTAAAAG GGGTTGGTGGACACCCCTGCTTTTGACAGCTGGGGTCGCCTCTGCTAAATACTTTCTCCGCCACATTTCAAGGAAGAATTCTGTCACACAAACACGTCAAAACATCTCTCAACATTATGATTTG AGTAATGAATTCTTCTCACTTTTCCTGGATCCATCGATGACTTACTCTTGTGCCATCTTCAAG ACGGAGGATGAAAGCTTAGAGGCAGCCCAGCGACGTAAAATTGGCCTTCTAATAGACAAG GCTAAAGTCGAGCGGGATCACCATGTTCTTGAGATTGGTTGCGGCTGGGGCAGCTTAGCGATCCAATTGGTGAAGCAAACTGGCTGCAAATACACTGGGATCACATTATCTGTGGAGCAACTACATTATGCGCAGAAAAAAGTGAAAGAAGCTGGCTTAGAG GACCACATAAGCTTCATGCTGTGTGACTATCGTCAAATACCAACTCGCCGCAAATACGACAGGATCATATCTTG TGAAATGATCGAGGGTGTTGGGCACGAGTACATGGACGATTTCTTCGGCTGCTGCGAGTCCCTTTTGGTTCAAGACGGCCTGTTTGTCCTGCAG TTCATCTCGATCCCAGAAGAACGGTACGAGGAGTACAGGCGGAGCTCGGACTTCATCAAAGAGTACATCTTCCCCGGGGGCTGCCTCCCTTCGTTGGCCCGGATCACGTCTGCCATGTCCGCAGCATCAAGGCTCTG CATCGAGCACCTTGAGAACATCGGGTACCATTACTACCCGACGCTGATACGCTGGAGGGACAACTTCATGGCCAACGAGGA CGCGATTTCGGCCCTGGGCTTTGATGATAAATTCATCCGTATCTGGGAGTATTACTTCATATACTGCGCCGCCGGTTTCAAGTCGCGGACACTTGGGAATTACCAG ATTGTGTTTTCCCGCCCTGGCAACGACAAGCTGGGCGACAACGACCCTTACGCAAGCTTCCCGGCAGCCAATCAAGATAGCTCATGA